In a genomic window of Hyalangium gracile:
- a CDS encoding SpoIID/LytB domain-containing protein, with protein MHKAVTVLLTLLLSACASAPRPASDPRTPPPAPAPPAPKADASVPPPLPEAPTPHGLPSPTEVKRLDFRGGEPQVPIRLMEGRPEVTFSPRARMRLRFGGPDEKVLVAPSGSVWKVRVTDGTPAVLSASIQLGEFRFSDKAGLAEEQQAWQARGLATRVQVLGSLYGIAGKVIDNRRYLLLVDEELTPEKAAERQAELLRQFGVRTTLFEEVRTPARGILEVRDAAGSVMGLAQDSLLAETTDASGFDVRQVEYHVGYENHGFEDRSYRGALQLTVDRFGTLAVVNVVRLEDLLKGLVPSEIYARAHMEALKAQAVTARGEVLAKVGTKHLADPYLLCSEQHCAVYRGRTGEAASTTTAVEATRGEALFSQNGRLVDSVYSAVCGGHTEHNEVVWGGPPDPSLRGQPDLLEPPDGLPGPADLEAFLSTPDLPAACRLSSFAQPNKFRWEKSFTAAQVNAFTEGLKIGPVQAMKLSERGVSGRARVLTISGEKGATQIRGELNIRRLFGMLNSSMAVVEPTRDGEGRITGWRFRGGGWGHGVGMCQTGAIGRAEAGQRYLDILRHYYNGAEVAPIY; from the coding sequence GTGCACAAGGCCGTCACTGTCCTCCTCACGCTGCTCCTCTCCGCCTGCGCCAGTGCGCCGCGGCCGGCGAGCGACCCGCGTACTCCGCCCCCCGCCCCCGCGCCCCCGGCTCCGAAGGCCGACGCGAGCGTTCCTCCTCCGCTACCCGAGGCGCCAACGCCCCATGGGCTGCCCTCTCCCACGGAGGTGAAGCGGCTCGACTTCCGCGGCGGCGAGCCCCAGGTGCCGATCCGCCTCATGGAGGGTCGCCCCGAGGTGACGTTCTCACCGCGCGCGCGGATGCGGCTGCGCTTCGGTGGACCGGATGAGAAGGTGCTGGTGGCCCCCTCCGGCTCGGTGTGGAAGGTCCGGGTGACGGATGGGACACCCGCGGTGCTCAGCGCGAGCATCCAGCTGGGAGAGTTCCGGTTCTCGGACAAGGCCGGGCTGGCGGAGGAGCAACAGGCGTGGCAGGCGCGCGGGCTGGCCACGCGCGTCCAGGTGCTCGGCTCGCTCTATGGAATCGCCGGCAAGGTGATCGACAACCGCCGCTACCTGCTGCTGGTGGACGAGGAGCTCACCCCGGAGAAGGCGGCGGAGCGGCAGGCGGAGCTGCTGCGCCAGTTCGGCGTGCGGACGACGCTCTTCGAGGAGGTGCGGACGCCGGCGCGCGGCATCCTCGAGGTGCGAGACGCGGCGGGCAGCGTGATGGGGCTGGCGCAGGACTCGCTGCTCGCGGAGACGACGGATGCCTCCGGCTTCGACGTGCGGCAGGTGGAGTACCACGTGGGCTACGAGAACCACGGCTTCGAGGACCGCAGCTACCGCGGCGCGCTGCAGCTCACCGTGGATCGCTTCGGCACGCTGGCGGTGGTGAACGTGGTGAGGCTGGAGGATCTGCTCAAGGGGCTGGTGCCCTCGGAGATCTACGCGCGCGCGCACATGGAGGCGCTCAAGGCCCAGGCGGTGACGGCGCGGGGCGAGGTGCTCGCCAAGGTGGGCACCAAGCACCTGGCGGATCCGTACCTGCTGTGCTCCGAGCAGCACTGCGCCGTGTACCGGGGCCGCACCGGCGAGGCCGCCAGCACCACCACCGCGGTGGAGGCCACTCGGGGCGAGGCCCTCTTCTCCCAGAACGGGCGGCTGGTGGACTCCGTCTACAGCGCGGTGTGCGGCGGCCACACGGAGCACAACGAGGTGGTGTGGGGCGGCCCTCCGGATCCGAGCCTGCGCGGCCAGCCGGACCTGCTCGAGCCTCCCGACGGGCTGCCGGGCCCCGCCGACCTGGAGGCGTTCCTGAGCACCCCGGATCTGCCGGCGGCATGCCGGCTCTCCAGCTTCGCGCAGCCGAACAAGTTCCGCTGGGAGAAGTCCTTCACCGCCGCGCAGGTGAACGCCTTCACGGAGGGGCTCAAGATCGGCCCGGTGCAGGCCATGAAGCTCTCCGAGCGAGGGGTGTCCGGCCGGGCCCGCGTGCTGACGATCTCCGGCGAGAAGGGCGCCACCCAGATCCGCGGCGAGCTGAACATCCGCAGGCTCTTCGGGATGCTCAACAGCAGCATGGCGGTGGTGGAGCCCACGCGGGATGGCGAGGGCCGCATCACCGGCTGGCGGTTCCGGGGCGGCGGCTGGGGCCACGGCGTGGGGATGTGTCAGACAGGCGCCATCGGGCGGGCCGAGGCCGGCCAGCGCTACCTGGACATCCTGCGCCACTACTACAACGGCGCGGAGGTGGCGCCCATCTACTGA
- a CDS encoding acyl-CoA dehydrogenase family protein → MLHGYGLYQEEHEAFRRTVRAVVEKELLPHAQEWEAREEFPRELYRRFGELGFLGLKYPEAYGGTAAGELYEAVLLEELGRCGSGGVSAGLAAQFTISTGPLHLFGTDEQKRRFLAPAIRGEKIGALAITEPDAGSDVAGLRTTAVRDGDHYVVNGSKIYITNGVRADFLVCAVKTDPKAGHKGLSMLILEKGMPGFSVGRKLQKLGWRASDTAELFFEDCRVPAENLLGQEGQGFYQIMGNFQWERLSLALGALGAIEDMLEKTMAYVKQRRAFGQGLHQFQVVRHKLADLFTEFECARQLTYHALRLHVGGQFAVAQTSMAKKVATETACRVADACLQLHGGAGYMMEYDIQRHWRDARLGPIGGGTSEVMNEIIARQLGL, encoded by the coding sequence ATGCTGCACGGTTACGGACTGTACCAGGAGGAGCACGAGGCGTTCCGCCGCACGGTGCGTGCGGTCGTCGAGAAGGAGCTCCTCCCTCATGCCCAGGAGTGGGAGGCCCGGGAGGAGTTCCCCCGGGAGCTCTACCGCCGCTTTGGCGAGCTCGGCTTCCTGGGGCTCAAGTACCCCGAAGCGTACGGGGGCACGGCCGCCGGGGAGCTGTACGAGGCAGTGCTCCTGGAGGAGCTGGGGCGCTGCGGCTCGGGCGGCGTCTCCGCCGGCCTGGCCGCCCAGTTCACCATCTCCACCGGGCCGCTCCACCTGTTCGGCACGGATGAGCAGAAGCGGCGCTTCCTGGCCCCCGCCATCCGAGGCGAGAAGATCGGCGCCCTGGCCATCACCGAGCCCGACGCCGGCTCGGATGTGGCCGGCCTGCGCACCACCGCCGTGCGCGACGGGGACCACTACGTCGTCAACGGCTCGAAGATCTACATCACCAACGGGGTGCGCGCGGACTTCCTCGTCTGCGCGGTGAAGACGGACCCGAAGGCCGGCCACAAGGGCCTGTCCATGCTCATCCTCGAGAAGGGCATGCCGGGCTTCAGCGTGGGGCGCAAGCTGCAGAAGCTCGGCTGGCGCGCCTCGGACACCGCGGAGCTGTTCTTCGAGGACTGCCGCGTGCCCGCCGAGAACCTCCTCGGCCAGGAGGGGCAGGGCTTCTACCAGATCATGGGCAACTTCCAGTGGGAGCGCCTGTCGCTCGCCCTGGGCGCGCTCGGGGCCATCGAGGACATGCTCGAGAAGACGATGGCCTACGTGAAGCAGCGGCGCGCCTTCGGCCAGGGGCTCCACCAGTTCCAGGTGGTGCGCCACAAGCTGGCCGACCTCTTCACGGAATTCGAGTGCGCGCGCCAGCTCACGTACCACGCGCTGCGCCTCCACGTGGGCGGACAGTTCGCTGTGGCACAGACTTCCATGGCCAAGAAGGTCGCCACCGAGACGGCCTGTCGCGTGGCGGACGCGTGCCTCCAGCTCCACGGCGGAGCCGGCTACATGATGGAGTACGATATCCAGCGGCACTGGCGGGACGCTCGCCTGGGCCCCATCGGGGGGGGCACCAGCGAGGTGATGAACGAGATCATCGCCAGGCAGCTGGGGCTGTGA
- the hrpB gene encoding ATP-dependent helicase HrpB translates to MPEVALPIDPLLPEIVATLRGARSLVLEAPPGAGKTTRVPRALLEAGLSPGKEIVVLQPRRLPTRLAAQRVSEEIGERVGETVGYQVRFEDVRGPKTRLSFVTEGVLGRRLLTDPQLKDVGIVVLDEFHERHLSADISLAMLRRLQEGPRPDLKLVVMSATLDAEPIRAYLGGCPRLRSEGRRFDVSLEYLPTADDRHLDAQVLSAIKRIFTAGLDGDVLVFLPGANEIRRARDACSEFAERHGADVLPLHGDLSPAEQDRAVRRSSRRKIILSTNVAETSVTIDGVAVVIDSGLARVASHSPWSGLPTLKLSKVSRASATQRAGRAGRTRSGHCVRLYTQHDFDGRPEQDAPEIRRVDLAETVLALRASGVRDLSSFPFFEPPPAAALEAAETLLRRLGAVDSEGRVTEIGQRLLRFPLHPRQARIIVEGERRGVGADAAVLAALMGERDIRREARANLSGPGRSAAVVSGPSDLLELLERFREAERADFASGRLHSLSLEPGAVQAVDRVQRQLRRAVRDKGSRPERPEAREEALMLSALAGYPDRVAKRRRPRAPELLLFGGGTASLSEMSVVQDAELMIAVDAEERPGKGAVVRLASAVEPEWLLDLYPEALEEMDALQWNSEARRVERITRLAYGNLVLEETRTPAPPSEETARVLVEAALAAGPERFADPEALTQWRTRVALVAEAFPQASFPTVDNTFLRDSLASLCSGARSFADLEGVSLLDALYARLTSEQARLLSNHAPERVTLPGGRSVKVHYEPGKPPWVESRLQDFFGMAQGPSVCAGRVPLVLHLLAPNMRAVQVTTDLAGFWERHYPAIRKELCRKYPRHSWPEDPRHAQPPAPRPPRR, encoded by the coding sequence ATGCCCGAAGTCGCCCTCCCCATCGACCCGCTCCTTCCGGAGATCGTCGCCACGCTGCGCGGCGCGCGGTCGCTCGTGCTGGAGGCCCCTCCGGGCGCGGGCAAGACGACCCGGGTGCCTCGCGCCCTGCTCGAGGCCGGGCTCTCTCCGGGCAAGGAGATCGTCGTCCTCCAGCCCCGGCGACTCCCCACCCGCCTTGCCGCTCAGCGCGTGTCGGAGGAGATCGGCGAGCGCGTCGGCGAGACCGTCGGCTACCAGGTCCGCTTCGAGGACGTTCGCGGCCCGAAAACCCGGCTGTCCTTCGTCACCGAGGGCGTCCTCGGTCGCCGCCTGCTCACCGACCCCCAGCTCAAGGATGTGGGCATCGTCGTCCTCGATGAGTTCCACGAGCGCCACCTCTCGGCGGACATCTCGCTCGCCATGCTGCGCCGGCTCCAGGAGGGCCCTCGGCCCGACCTCAAGCTCGTCGTCATGTCCGCGACGCTCGATGCCGAGCCCATCCGCGCCTACCTCGGTGGCTGCCCCCGCCTGCGCTCCGAAGGCCGTCGCTTCGACGTCAGCCTGGAGTATCTGCCCACCGCCGACGACCGCCACCTCGATGCCCAGGTGCTCTCGGCCATCAAGCGCATCTTCACCGCCGGCCTGGATGGCGATGTGCTCGTCTTCCTCCCGGGCGCCAATGAGATCCGCCGCGCTCGCGATGCCTGCTCCGAGTTCGCCGAGCGCCATGGCGCGGACGTGCTCCCCCTGCACGGTGACCTGTCTCCCGCCGAGCAGGACCGCGCCGTGCGCCGCAGCTCCCGCCGGAAGATCATCCTCTCCACCAACGTGGCCGAGACGTCCGTCACCATCGACGGCGTCGCCGTGGTCATCGACAGTGGACTGGCTCGCGTGGCCTCGCACTCGCCCTGGTCCGGCCTGCCCACGCTCAAGCTCTCCAAGGTGAGCCGCGCCTCCGCCACCCAGCGCGCGGGCCGTGCCGGCCGTACCCGCTCCGGCCACTGCGTGCGCCTCTACACCCAGCACGACTTCGACGGCCGCCCCGAGCAGGACGCCCCGGAGATCCGCCGGGTGGATCTCGCCGAGACCGTGCTCGCCCTGCGCGCCTCGGGCGTTCGGGACCTCTCCTCCTTCCCCTTCTTCGAGCCGCCTCCCGCCGCCGCGCTCGAGGCCGCCGAGACGCTGCTGCGCCGGCTCGGGGCCGTGGACTCCGAGGGCCGCGTCACGGAGATCGGCCAGCGCCTCCTACGCTTCCCCCTCCACCCGCGCCAGGCCCGCATCATCGTCGAGGGCGAACGCCGGGGCGTGGGCGCCGATGCCGCCGTGCTCGCCGCCCTCATGGGCGAGCGGGACATCCGCCGCGAGGCTCGCGCCAACCTGAGCGGCCCCGGTCGCTCGGCCGCCGTCGTCAGCGGGCCCTCGGATCTGCTCGAGCTCCTGGAGCGCTTCCGCGAGGCCGAGCGCGCCGACTTCGCCTCTGGCCGTCTCCACTCGCTCTCCCTGGAGCCCGGCGCCGTCCAGGCGGTGGACCGGGTGCAGCGCCAGCTCCGCCGCGCCGTGCGCGACAAGGGCTCACGACCCGAGCGCCCCGAGGCTCGCGAAGAGGCGCTGATGCTCAGCGCGCTCGCCGGCTACCCGGATCGCGTCGCGAAGCGGCGCAGGCCCCGCGCCCCGGAGCTCCTCCTCTTCGGCGGTGGCACCGCGTCGCTCTCCGAGATGAGCGTGGTGCAGGACGCCGAGCTGATGATCGCCGTCGACGCCGAGGAGCGCCCCGGCAAGGGCGCCGTCGTCCGGCTCGCCAGCGCCGTGGAGCCCGAGTGGCTCCTGGATCTCTACCCGGAGGCCCTGGAGGAGATGGACGCCCTCCAGTGGAACTCCGAGGCCCGCCGCGTCGAGCGCATCACCCGCCTGGCCTACGGCAACCTCGTGCTCGAGGAGACCCGAACCCCGGCCCCGCCCTCCGAGGAGACCGCTCGGGTGCTGGTGGAGGCCGCGCTCGCCGCAGGCCCGGAGCGCTTCGCCGATCCCGAGGCCCTGACGCAGTGGCGCACCCGCGTGGCCCTCGTCGCCGAGGCCTTCCCGCAGGCCAGCTTCCCCACCGTGGACAACACCTTCCTGCGCGACTCGCTGGCCTCCCTGTGCTCCGGGGCACGCAGCTTCGCGGACCTGGAGGGCGTCTCCCTGCTGGATGCGCTCTACGCGCGCCTCACCTCCGAGCAGGCGCGGCTGCTGTCCAACCACGCCCCCGAGCGCGTCACCCTCCCCGGAGGCCGCAGCGTCAAGGTTCACTACGAGCCGGGCAAGCCTCCCTGGGTGGAGTCCCGCCTCCAGGACTTCTTCGGGATGGCCCAGGGCCCCAGCGTCTGCGCCGGCCGCGTGCCCCTGGTGCTGCACCTGCTGGCACCCAACATGCGCGCCGTCCAGGTGACGACCGATCTCGCCGGCTTCTGGGAGCGGCACTACCCGGCCATCCGCAAGGAGCTGTGCCGCAAGTACCCCCGGCACAGCTGGCCCGAGGATCCGCGCCACGCGCAGCCTCCCGCGCCGCGCCCTCCGCGCCGCTGA
- a CDS encoding rhodanese-like domain-containing protein has translation MEVRIPCAELYLRLGDDDVLVLDCRPPDRWERIEFHIPGSLRMTPEEVARDLFILPDDELIVLCGCEEDWEDVCRLARLLLMRGRNAVCLDGGIQAWVAEGFPTERHLCPTPSLNGSHQAAERC, from the coding sequence ATGGAGGTTCGTATCCCCTGCGCCGAGCTGTACCTCAGGCTTGGGGACGACGATGTCCTGGTGCTCGACTGTCGCCCCCCAGATCGCTGGGAGCGGATCGAGTTCCACATCCCCGGCTCTCTCCGGATGACGCCGGAAGAGGTGGCCAGGGACTTGTTCATCCTCCCGGACGACGAGCTGATCGTCCTCTGTGGCTGTGAGGAGGACTGGGAGGATGTATGCCGCCTCGCCCGCTTGCTGCTGATGCGCGGGCGCAACGCCGTCTGTCTGGACGGGGGCATCCAGGCCTGGGTGGCCGAGGGCTTCCCGACCGAACGGCACCTGTGCCCGACTCCGTCCCTGAACGGCTCGCATCAAGCTGCCGAACGGTGCTAA
- a CDS encoding right-handed parallel beta-helix repeat-containing protein codes for MRKFPAALLAACLLSMGLWACQPGDSAGGSDTGAQRIAGEPRGAVPSTGAAPTTPGTPSTGGAPGQPAPIGAQPVPDTPVADLPAHEGHTPIAQPSPQPPTHADEPAPPAAKVGREWVVSASGSDTAEGTAASPFRTISKAASVAGPGDLIRVLAGTYAERVILGTAVKAGTADAKITLQGEGKPRITPGPGTGALVQVLRPNWIIDGFEIDVQRQPTFAVSFEGDVTGSVLANSELHHGTTGGAITTFNKAKGATIENNHIHDFVKNWGDLDSHGVVVQPTSRDITVRNNDIHDNSGDSVQCLGPEGFSNLPPAQGLVVENNHFYANRENAVDIKTCYDVVIRNNRMHDFKPTSTAKGDALVVHMSARNVLIEDNEVYDSGKGISVGGNHQGPVPTGIVIRRNRVHDLTTEGGGEGTGIRLENSKGALVVNNTITRAAGAALVIGQGTGGATESPRVENNIIDSPVAVNLGPQRPGMKMGFNLFPASAQFKSAGVMVGWEAFKQAAGDTTSTTGDTAVAPDFAPATLAVDRGTDVGLPFCGSAPDIGAVEVGC; via the coding sequence ATGCGGAAGTTTCCGGCGGCACTCCTGGCCGCCTGCCTGCTCTCGATGGGTCTGTGGGCCTGTCAGCCCGGCGATTCCGCCGGCGGAAGCGACACCGGTGCGCAGCGCATCGCAGGGGAGCCTCGCGGTGCCGTGCCGAGCACCGGTGCTGCTCCGACGACTCCGGGGACGCCCTCGACGGGCGGGGCCCCGGGCCAGCCTGCTCCCATTGGCGCGCAGCCCGTCCCGGACACCCCGGTGGCGGACCTTCCCGCTCACGAGGGGCACACGCCGATCGCGCAGCCCTCTCCCCAGCCGCCCACGCACGCCGACGAGCCCGCGCCGCCCGCGGCCAAGGTGGGCCGCGAGTGGGTGGTGAGCGCCTCGGGCAGCGACACCGCGGAGGGCACCGCCGCGAGCCCCTTCCGGACCATCTCCAAGGCCGCCAGCGTGGCGGGGCCGGGCGATCTCATCCGCGTCCTGGCCGGCACGTATGCCGAGCGCGTCATCCTGGGCACCGCCGTGAAGGCGGGCACGGCCGACGCGAAGATCACCCTCCAGGGCGAGGGCAAGCCGCGCATCACCCCGGGCCCCGGAACGGGCGCGCTGGTGCAGGTGCTCCGGCCGAACTGGATCATCGACGGCTTCGAGATCGACGTGCAGCGCCAGCCGACGTTCGCCGTCTCCTTCGAGGGAGACGTCACCGGCTCGGTGCTGGCCAACTCGGAGCTGCACCACGGAACGACGGGCGGGGCGATCACGACGTTCAACAAGGCCAAGGGCGCGACCATCGAGAACAACCACATCCACGACTTCGTGAAGAACTGGGGCGACCTGGACTCGCACGGCGTGGTGGTGCAGCCCACGTCGCGCGACATCACCGTGCGCAACAACGACATCCACGACAACTCGGGTGACTCGGTGCAGTGCCTGGGGCCCGAGGGCTTCAGCAACCTGCCGCCGGCGCAGGGGCTCGTGGTGGAGAACAACCACTTCTACGCCAACCGCGAGAACGCGGTGGACATCAAGACCTGCTACGACGTGGTCATCCGCAACAACCGGATGCACGACTTCAAGCCGACGTCGACGGCCAAGGGTGACGCGCTGGTGGTGCACATGTCCGCGCGCAACGTGCTCATCGAGGACAACGAGGTGTACGACTCGGGCAAGGGCATCTCGGTGGGCGGCAACCACCAGGGCCCGGTGCCCACGGGCATCGTCATCCGGCGCAACCGCGTCCACGATCTCACCACCGAGGGTGGCGGCGAGGGCACGGGCATCCGCCTGGAGAACTCCAAGGGCGCGCTGGTGGTGAACAACACCATCACGCGAGCGGCGGGCGCGGCGCTCGTCATCGGCCAGGGCACGGGTGGCGCCACGGAGAGCCCCCGGGTGGAGAACAACATCATCGACAGCCCGGTGGCGGTGAACCTGGGGCCCCAGCGTCCGGGGATGAAGATGGGCTTCAACCTCTTCCCCGCGTCGGCGCAGTTCAAGTCGGCGGGAGTGATGGTGGGGTGGGAGGCCTTCAAGCAGGCGGCGGGGGACACCACCTCGACCACGGGCGACACGGCCGTGGCGCCGGACTTCGCGCCGGCCACCCTGGCGGTGGACCGAGGCACGGACGTGGGCCTGCCGTTCTGCGGCAGCGCTCCGGACATCGGCGCGGTGGAAGTGGGCTGCTGA
- a CDS encoding GNAT family N-acetyltransferase, with amino-acid sequence MPDSENIQPVTISPIQNEAELFQSLAIREVVFIEEQHVPEGIERDAEDAKAYHVLAFQGGHAIGTGRLVMLPQAPDGQAGTWAQIGRMAVLQSHRKARVGSKLLTALEEEARRRGVTGIKLHAQLFALDFYKKHGYEPLGAVFMEGGIEHLEMQKKF; translated from the coding sequence ATGCCCGACTCGGAGAACATCCAGCCCGTCACCATCAGCCCCATCCAGAACGAGGCGGAGCTGTTTCAATCGTTGGCCATCCGCGAGGTGGTCTTCATTGAGGAGCAGCACGTCCCCGAGGGCATCGAGCGCGACGCCGAGGACGCCAAGGCCTACCACGTGCTCGCGTTCCAGGGAGGCCATGCCATCGGCACGGGCCGCCTGGTGATGTTGCCGCAGGCACCGGACGGGCAGGCGGGCACCTGGGCGCAGATCGGCCGCATGGCGGTGCTCCAGTCGCACCGCAAGGCGCGCGTGGGCTCCAAGCTGCTCACGGCGCTGGAGGAGGAGGCCAGGCGCCGAGGCGTCACCGGCATCAAGCTGCACGCGCAGCTGTTCGCGCTCGATTTCTACAAGAAGCACGGCTACGAGCCGCTGGGCGCCGTCTTCATGGAAGGCGGCATCGAGCACTTGGAGATGCAGAAGAAGTTCTGA
- the asd gene encoding aspartate-semialdehyde dehydrogenase has translation MSKLRAVLIGATGLAGQQFIAALQNHPFIELTGLAASPRSAGKSYAEALRTANGMTAWFVPEPLSAAVAKMTVISGDDVKGKDYDIAFSAVESDVAKDLEPRLARDIPVFSAASAYRYEADVPLLIPPVNAAHAPLVREQQRRRGFKGFIVPIPNCTTTGLAVTLAPLAERFGVKAVLMTSLQAMSGAGRSPGVIGLDILDNVIPFIPKEEHKVEVETKKILGSLQADGASIAGHDVKVSCTCTRVAVLEGHTESVFVSLGRKATVDEVVAAMREWKGAEVARGLPSAPPQSRWIEVLDDPYRPQPRLDRDTHGGMATTVGRVREDGVLENGFKYVLVSHNTKMGAAKGAILVAELMKAQGLLG, from the coding sequence ATGTCGAAGCTCCGCGCCGTCCTGATTGGCGCTACTGGCCTTGCGGGCCAGCAGTTCATCGCCGCCCTCCAGAACCACCCCTTCATCGAGCTGACGGGCCTCGCCGCCTCGCCGCGCTCGGCGGGCAAGTCGTACGCCGAGGCGCTGCGCACCGCCAACGGGATGACCGCGTGGTTCGTCCCCGAGCCGCTCTCGGCCGCCGTGGCGAAGATGACCGTGATCAGCGGCGATGACGTGAAGGGCAAGGACTACGACATCGCCTTCTCGGCGGTGGAGTCGGACGTGGCCAAGGATCTCGAGCCGCGCCTGGCCCGGGACATCCCCGTGTTCTCGGCCGCGAGCGCCTACCGCTACGAGGCGGACGTTCCGCTGCTGATTCCCCCCGTGAACGCCGCCCACGCACCGCTGGTGCGCGAGCAGCAGCGCCGCCGGGGCTTCAAGGGCTTCATCGTCCCCATCCCCAACTGCACCACCACGGGCCTGGCCGTCACGCTGGCGCCGCTGGCCGAGCGCTTCGGCGTCAAGGCCGTGCTGATGACGAGCCTGCAGGCCATGTCGGGCGCGGGCCGCTCGCCGGGCGTCATCGGCCTGGACATCCTGGACAACGTCATCCCCTTCATCCCCAAGGAGGAGCACAAGGTCGAGGTGGAGACGAAGAAGATCCTCGGCTCGCTGCAGGCGGACGGCGCGTCCATCGCCGGCCATGACGTGAAGGTGTCCTGCACGTGCACGCGCGTGGCGGTGCTCGAGGGCCACACCGAGTCCGTCTTCGTCTCGCTGGGCCGCAAGGCCACGGTGGACGAGGTGGTGGCCGCCATGCGCGAGTGGAAGGGCGCCGAGGTGGCACGCGGCCTGCCGTCCGCTCCGCCGCAGTCGCGCTGGATCGAGGTCCTGGACGACCCCTACCGTCCGCAGCCCCGGCTGGACCGGGACACGCACGGCGGCATGGCCACCACGGTGGGCCGGGTGCGCGAGGACGGGGTGCTGGAGAACGGCTTCAAGTACGTGCTCGTCTCCCACAACACGAAGATGGGAGCAGCCAAGGGAGCCATCCTGGTCGCCGAGCTGATGAAGGCCCAGGGCCTGCTGGGCTGA
- the fdxA gene encoding ferredoxin FdxA, with product MAYVVAEPCIRCKYTDCVEVCPVNCFYEGENFLVIHPDECIDCGACEPVCPTKAIFPETELPEKWMEYKALNADLATKWPNIAEKKEGPPDADEYKDKQGKRGLLSMKPGGKG from the coding sequence ATGGCTTACGTCGTCGCCGAGCCTTGCATCAGGTGCAAGTACACCGACTGTGTCGAGGTGTGCCCGGTCAACTGTTTCTACGAGGGAGAGAACTTCCTCGTCATCCACCCGGATGAGTGCATCGATTGCGGTGCCTGCGAGCCGGTGTGCCCCACCAAGGCCATCTTCCCGGAGACGGAGCTGCCCGAGAAGTGGATGGAGTACAAGGCGCTGAACGCGGACCTGGCGACGAAGTGGCCGAACATCGCGGAGAAGAAGGAAGGCCCTCCGGACGCCGACGAGTACAAGGACAAGCAGGGCAAGCGCGGTCTGCTGAGCATGAAGCCCGGCGGCAAGGGCTAG
- a CDS encoding MFS transporter, with amino-acid sequence MTPPQVAGRIPLVGFYLLYFGTVGITQPFLPAYLRSLALSTTQVGVLLALSPLASLLSPPLWGLLADRTGRLGHVLTVIAVGAALCFAPLLRVDSFPALIATLAAYAFFASSVTPMVDSLALNHVARKGGSYAHLRIFGSVGFILCTTTFGLLVRQVDRSTIIVSVALLSMLAIWSFSLRSQTPPGARPHPLAGLQLVRDNKDLRWLLAATCLHWMACTPYNGMLAIHVLSLGLPPSVVGLCAGLGVTAEVAALLLYPRLAEHIAPRHLLCLAFTLSALRWGGMALVSSPIPLVALSLLHSMTFGIFYVSSVAFMARRVPEHLRASGQGIFAAVTFGIGGLIGFTSSGAGYSLLGSGHALFAVAGVLEVIAALLVLQASPAPAPTTPTEAMKPGAP; translated from the coding sequence ATGACCCCTCCCCAGGTCGCCGGGCGGATACCGCTCGTCGGCTTCTACCTCCTCTACTTCGGCACGGTGGGCATCACCCAGCCCTTCCTGCCCGCCTACCTGCGCTCTCTCGCCCTCTCGACGACCCAGGTGGGGGTCCTTCTGGCCCTCTCGCCCCTGGCATCCCTGCTCTCCCCTCCACTCTGGGGGCTCCTGGCCGACCGCACGGGCCGGCTCGGCCACGTGCTCACCGTCATCGCCGTGGGCGCCGCCCTCTGCTTCGCCCCGCTGCTGCGGGTGGACAGCTTCCCCGCGCTCATCGCGACGCTCGCCGCCTATGCCTTCTTTGCCTCCTCCGTTACCCCCATGGTGGACAGCCTCGCCCTCAACCATGTGGCCCGGAAGGGTGGCAGCTATGCCCACCTGCGCATCTTCGGCTCGGTTGGCTTCATCCTGTGCACCACCACCTTCGGTTTGCTCGTCCGCCAGGTGGATCGCTCCACCATCATCGTCTCCGTGGCGCTGCTGAGCATGCTGGCCATCTGGAGCTTCTCCCTGCGCTCGCAGACGCCGCCGGGCGCGAGGCCCCACCCGCTGGCGGGCCTCCAGCTGGTGCGCGACAACAAGGATCTGCGCTGGCTGCTGGCGGCCACCTGCCTGCACTGGATGGCCTGCACGCCCTACAACGGCATGCTGGCCATTCATGTCCTGTCGCTCGGACTGCCTCCTTCAGTGGTAGGCCTCTGCGCGGGGCTCGGCGTGACGGCGGAGGTGGCGGCCTTGCTCCTGTACCCCCGCCTCGCCGAGCACATCGCCCCCCGGCACCTGCTCTGCCTCGCCTTCACCCTGAGTGCGCTGCGCTGGGGCGGCATGGCGCTCGTGTCTTCCCCCATCCCCCTGGTGGCGCTCAGCCTGCTCCACTCGATGACCTTCGGCATCTTCTACGTCTCCAGCGTGGCCTTCATGGCGCGCCGCGTCCCCGAGCACCTGCGCGCCTCCGGCCAGGGAATCTTCGCCGCGGTCACCTTCGGCATCGGCGGCCTCATCGGCTTCACCTCCTCCGGTGCGGGCTACTCGCTGCTCGGCAGCGGACACGCGCTCTTCGCAGTGGCCGGGGTGCTCGAAGTCATCGCTGCCCTGCTCGTCCTCCAGGCCTCCCCCGCCCCGGCCCCCACGACGCCAACCGAGGCCATGAAGCCCGGCGCTCCGTGA